The genomic stretch CCATGTCGTCAATGACAGCCTCACTAAGTGAGTGGATCATATCCTCATTCTCTATAGCCACCAAGTCTTCTTCATCAGTATCGTCCTGTCCATCGTTAGCTTCACCTCGACGTTGAAGAGCAGACAGGCGAGAAAAAAAGCTTGCGATTTGTTTGGCTGTTCTCCACTCATCTGGTTTGAAGACTAACCTCCCATCTTCACCTGGAAGGACCTTCATTTCCTTGGCAACTTGATTGGCATCTGCTTTTGGGCCTCCTAACACTCCTTCATTAAACTTCTCGATGAGATACGATCTTACATTCTCTCCCATTCGGTTTCCCCTTTTAGTCGACTTCAATGCCCAGCCTTTCTTGGCAGAGTACTGCGAGGGCTCTGATTGCACAGTGTCTACCGAGCTGTCTACTTCCCCACTTGAAACCAAATTTACTTCTGTAACTCTTTCCGCCCACATCTTTTTGGCTGAGTCATACACAGATTCATATTCACTTGCTTTGACGTGTTTGCCAGTGTCCATGTGGGCCTCAGCCTCTTCAAGTGACTTGAAAGTAAGAACGCAGGTGATTTCATTGCAGGAGAATATTTCTGTTCTTTGAACTTGAGAACTTGATATGGACCCAGTTTGGTGTTTTGGACCGAAATCATGAATAACTGCCAAATTGGAATCTTGTTGAGTCTGCTCATTTAGATCTTTATACAATAGCAGTTTTCCTAGGCCTACATTATATGCACGCCAAACACGAATTCCATTTTTAGTGAAAGCAAAGTTATTCAGCGGACTTATTCCCGATATCTTGTTAGGTGGGCTTGCATTTTTAGCAACTGGATCAATTTTAACAACAGCAATACGGCATTCCTTAAGTCCACCATGAGACTCAAGAGCAGTCTTCATGTCAAGGGCTGTAAGTACGTCATGCTTTTCGTTTACCCATCTTCTGATGTGGGACTTCATGGGGGCAGTTTTCCTGTCACAAATATCCTTCCCTGATTGTGGATCAGAGAAGTCATATCGTAGAGGTGTGATTCCCGTGCGTTTTCCAATCTCATGAAGACTTAGAAGTAATGCACCACTGTGGTAACAGCCTGCGTTGTCAGATCTGAAAAATGCACTGTCCACCTGGGGATATTCTCTCTTGATCTTGGCAAGTAGATTCTCAATTATTGATGCCACAGCAAAACTGTTTTGAGTACATGACTCAAATATATGTACAAAACATTCAACTTCCAGTAGTTCAGTAATTCTCCCGGTTATCACTGCACTAACGTGCGAGCTCTTTCCTCGTTTTCCGAAGAACTCGCTCATCCTTTCACGATAACGTAGAGGCAAGAATTTCATTGCCCAGTCCATGACTATTAAGCATGAGTGTTCATCTAGTGCAGCTAAAGCATCTTGCTTTGCCTCTTCCTGGTTAACTGTGCGCAGTAAATGTGCTTTCCAGGCATTGATGGATTCAATGTACTGCTTGCATTCATGTTTCATCCTTTCTTTTATCTCTTGGTCAGCATTCACACTATCTATCTCAGCTGTGATCGTTTCCATAACCTTTTCGAGAGAGATACAGGACTTGCACTCAACATTGTGACTGGTATCACACGGTCTTTGGAACTTCTTCTCACTTGGGTCATTCAGTGAATAGGTTGTACAATGATCTGCACACATTTTCTCGCGACCCACATGACCTTTGAACTCTGTCTTGAGGTACCTTTTTGCCTCCTTTATTCCCTGGTGTGCTAGTTTGGTAAACTGATCACTTGATCCAAGGTTACCGAGAGTATCAACAAGGTCATTCATATTATCAACAGCATCAGTTCCTTCGGCTGTCGTGTTATCCAGACCTTGTAGTGATGTCTGAAGTGATGCCGCACATACGTCAATCATTCTATATAAGGATCGTTGGCCAGCAGGTTCAAAACCATTCTGTGTGCAATAACTTTGATATTGTTCTATTATTCTTAATGGAATCATAGTTCGTACGACGGCAGGTATGATAATGGAGTCTCCCGAGTCGAGCTTTAGAGTCTTGGTACCGAAGGCAACCTCTTGTACCATTTCTGGACGAGAGATGAAATCAACAAAATGTTGAATTTGTGATGTAGAAATGCGTCTTCGATGAACAGGTTCAGAAACCCCAGTCTGTCCTTTTCCAATGTCGCATGCATACTGCCTGGCCTGGTCAATCTTCCATTTAGTCAATGAAGGGATCAAGTTAGTCAACTCCGGGCGTGTGAAATCATTGGCAAAGATTTGGCAATCATTTGTTTGCCAAGACGTTATGGGGCGGcaaatgtatttttattatttagagtggTTATTTGTATATAACCAAAACAAGTATGGTTATATGTAAATAACCACATTGCAGTTTGGTTATTTCTAAATAACCAAAAGGAGACATTGGTTATTTAACAAGTAACCAAGAAATGAgtgtggttatttgctaaataaccaaacctgaaaattggttatttgctaaataaccaaactgaaaattggttatttgctaaataactaaaactgaaaattggttatttgctaaataaccaaaactgaaaattggttatttgctaaataaccaaaatcgaaaaaatggttatttggttattttttagagataaccaaaacttgatttttttttccagtgacTGCAAATTGCAAATTGGTTATTTAGCACAAGATTGGTTATTTACCTTGGTATGGACATAACCACGTGGCCAGTTTTCCCGCTCATTCCCTACAGTGCATTGCATGCTTCGATTTCTCTCCATGCAACATGCCTTCCAACGATGACATGGTAGCAAGAATCTCTGCTGCAGTTTGCAGCGCACTTAGAAATTCTAATTCTCAGCAACAGGTACGTGTCAAGGCAAGTAGTTGATGGTGTCTTGTTTTCtaaaacaaatgttaaagtgcCTTATCAGCGATTGATGGCTGCCAAATACTAACAGTCGATTGCGGGACGGCGTGCAAATTCACGAACTCAATGTTTTGTCCGAATGGGCTTTTCTGAGATTTATTTTTATGCTTGTTAAATGTGGAAACGTTTTCCTGGTCTTACATTCTTCAATATGTTTTATTGGGACATTGTGGTGTTTGAAACCATGCTATGTTGCAATTGTAACAGAGAGGCTGGTCAATTCTCAGCTGTTTTTTGGGGGAGCGTTCTCAAAATTTATATCTCTTAATGCAAGGTGCTTGGAGGAGGGAGAATATTATTTAGCTGGACAAATATTTGCGATGTCCATAGTTCATGAGGGTCCTACATTGAAATGCCTCTCAGAGATTTGTTATGACAGTATAGTGAAAGGCACCCAAAATGTTAATGCTTCGGTCAAAGATGTTTGTGACTATGATCTAAGAGTGTCTCTTGAAAAATTGCTGAATACATCAAGTATAAAAGAGGCAGAACAGGTCATCAGTGATGCCAAGCTTGATTTATTGTTTGACATGGCTGGTACATTTCAGGTGATTAAAGCTACCACTGCTATTGTTAACCTTATCCAGAAAACTGTCAACTGGTACGTTTTAGGAAGATCACAGCCAGCTTATGACAGTTTCAAAGAGGGTCTTCGTACATTAGGGGTCTTGGACTCAATTTTGCAATATCCACACGTGATGAGGGAAGCCTTCTGTTTCAAGGCTGAAACTTTGAGTGTGACTGACTTTGATTCCATCTTCTCGGTCGCACGTGCATGTGAAGGGTCTAATAGGAGGGAGCTCGAGGTTGAAAACCTCGTTCTCGCTCACTGGCAGGACTTAATTCAAGACTGTGTAGAACAGTCTGCTACATAAGCCTGTCGGATATGGTGTTTTTTGTGTCAGGATGCAAACATTTACCGCCCCAGGGACTTTCTTGTGAGATATCGTTTCTTCATGAGCCAGAAGAAAATGCTGGAATGCTTTCTAGATTTTCTAAGGCAAGTACGTGCGCTTGTACCCTTTATCGCCCTGTAGTTCATAAGACATATGAAGACTTAAAGGGAGCTATGAGCTATGCTGTTCAAAATAGCCGAGGGTTTGGAATGGCATAAGGTTTCAGAAAGACAGAACTTGCCTCACATTTCAAGATACTACCCACATATTTTAGAAATGGAAAGGGTCTTCACAACATAAAGTATGAAAGTAATTCTAATTAAACACTGTATATCTGTTGAATAGAGTTGCTGGTTACAGCCACTTTGTTCTATATGTTTATGTTCATGTTTAGTCAGCACCATAGAGTTCTTGGCCTAGGAAATCAAGGACTATAACTAGAGGGACAAATGGAGCTCTCAGTAGACAGTCCTGACAAATTGGTTGCTCAGTTTGTTACGTTATTTTGAGGTGTCTCAATAATTGTTTAGCCCAGCTGATAATGGAAGCAAGTTACCGGTATTGTTGTTTCCTCGAGCCTAAATGGGTCTTATTGTTTATGCTTTTCATATAACCTTCATTGATATGTGTGTATGTAGGTTGTCTTTGAAGAAATTGTAAATGTGTTTACAGAATTGTCTTATGAATTCTTTTGTGACGTTGCAATTAATGAAAAGTTTTAAAGTCCAGCAAGATTTGGTCTTACAAGAAATGGCTTTTTACGTCTatcattttagagcaagttgCAGTGtgttgctttcaaatttttactTGCAAGCCAATCTAGTTAACATTTTGGGTGTTTCGTTAGTTGAAAGGctaataaaacattttaaaagctTGAGGTTTATGTCAAGTGCATCTCTCTGATCTTGTCTTGTGGCACGGTAAGTTCCCTCTCCTCTCCTCAGTCAGCCGGAAGTGGGCTCAGCCTTAAACCCAAATCTTTGTCCCTGTGACCAAAATGGAGAGTTCAGTCAAAGCAAGAGAGGATGAAATGAGAGAACGGATTCCCATGCCTCCAATCGTAGcttaaaaaatctatttttaagtTTTGCAAAGCTATTTAAGTTATCATTTCCAATGCCGCATATTTAAAAGTTCATTACGTTACTACAACTGCtcaatcaggtgcctctctaaacATATCTGCAGAGCTAAaatcagattttaaaaaactatgattGGAAGAGACCCATGcatcttacctcatcctctcttggtCAAAGGGAGTCAGCGCCTGAGACACCTGACATCACCAAATAAACAATGTCCATATATCAGaggaaagaattaaaaaaccaaattgGTTTCACCAGATCATacagaacaaaggaaaacagGGTACCCTTCTTCTCTCCCCTTGCTCTCTCTTCTCACTTCCAAATGATCAGCACTTGGTGCCAATTATCCTAACTCCCCTCCCCACATAGGCAAAAATAGATGCATCAGTTCCCTGAATTAATTAACAACGATTAACAATCTGActggaaataaaatttttaatttcaatcaCACTTAAATGAACTTGAACAATAGAAACAACAAGGCTAAGGCTAAAGGAGTAATGTCCATTAACAATTATAATTTGTAATGCTGAAAAGGATATCAACTGAAAGAAACATTTCTCACTTTGTACAAAATCAATGTACAAGACCACAATATATGTCACTTCTGGTAAGTATATGTATGGAGCACAATATTTCAGGTTACAGGTACTGAATTTCATTCTAAAACTGTAATGTCACCTAGTTTCATTGAGGCCTTTCCAGTTGTGATAATTGCTATATTTGTAATATAGAATTTCCTACAAACTTAATAACCTGTTTGTACAGGTCTATTCTCGAAGTACTCACAAGAGGATCTATCACTTGACAAAGATTCTGGTAGACTTCATCATTTAGAGGGTTGCAAATACGGGGTACTTGAACAACTGTAGGTCTCATGGGAAGGTTCGCAGTCCCAGAATTTTGCTGTTGTGGTGTAACACTGTGTAAAGGAAGCAGGTGCTGATTACTGTTAAATAGCTGCAGTGGTGTCTGGTTATTCTCTGTAGAAATAGAATGATGGTTGTGGGCATTGATAAACTCTTGTAGAAGTTGGTTTATTCTTGGAACACAGACATAATGTAAGCAAAAGAAATCTGTGTCACTGGAAGGATTCGGGAGGCCTCGATGCTCTAATTCATAGAGCTCTGACTTAATTACATTAGCACAATGAATATTAAAGTCACGATTAAACCGCTCTACTCTCTGGTTGTGAACTGAACTTCCAGTGATGACGGCCATCTCCACTGCTGGTGAATCGTCTCTTCCCAAACACGTACATTTTCTCCTCCTTTGTCAGTTCGTACTTTGAGTGGTCTTCCATACTGACTAATTGCACATTGGAACAAAGTTACAACGGTTTGGGATCTACTGTTGTTACTGCAGGCACAAAATACAATCAGTCTGCTGAACCCATCTATGGCAACATGTACGATAAAGCGCCAACGAATAAGTTTATGATTACCATCAAGGTGCCACATGAAGTTTGGGCAAGGCACAGAATATACTCGACGGCGAATTCTTTTACATTTCCGATCATCAGCATCTTGGGGATCAACCCGATGAATAGACTCGCGTACACGACTTCCTTCGACAATTACTCCTCTTGCTCTTAAATGGCCGCTTATCATCACTTCTCCACAGTTCGGATGATTAATCTTGATATCTCTTACTTCTCTGTCCAAACTGTTATTGTCAAGGCTAGAAAACTGATCTCTGTAGGATATACCCAGTTGCTGCATTCTACAGTACAGAGCCAGAGCCTTAAGACACACCACATGCTTCAGAAGTCTGAGACACAGAATAACCCATATCAAAGTAGCCTTCAATAGTAGTTTCTTTTGGTAGAGATACTCGGGGACGACCAACAGTTCTctgaaggaaaaacaaaaatcctcAGAAAAGCCCATTCGGACAAAACATTGAGTTCGTGAATTTGCACGCCGTCCCGCAATCGACTGTTAGTATTTGGCAGCCATCAATCGCTGATAAGgcactttaacatttgttttaGAAAACAAGACACCATCAACTACTTGCCTTGACACGTACCTGTTGCTGAGAGATTCTTGCTACCATGTCATCGTTGgaagccatgttgcatggcgaGAAATCGAAGCATGCAATGCACTGTAGGGAATGAGCGGGAAAACTGGCCACGTGGTTATGTCCATACCAAAAGTTTtggttatctctaaaaaataaccaaataaccattttttcgattttggttatttagcaaataaccacTTTGCAGTTTTGGGTATTTAGCAAAGAAccatttttttcgattttggttatttagcaaataaccactttgcagttttggttatttagcaaataaccattttttcgattttggttatttagcaaatagccaattttcagttttggttatttagcaaataaccaattttcagttttgattatttagcaaataaccacacTCATTTATTGGTTACTTGTTAAATAACCAATGTCTCCTTTTGGTTATTTAGAAATAACCAAACTGCAATGTGATTATTTACATATAACCATACTTGTTTTGGTTATATACAAATAACCcctctaaataataaaaatacatttggcgccccataAGACGTTGCTTGCTCATATGCCTTTACAAGAGAATCGATAATGGGAGATGAAGGATCAAAGCTTTTTCGTCTGGTAGAGGACTCTTGAGCAGAGCCAATGGTTGCTTCTTTTCGTACAGCATGCCATAATTTCTCTTCCTGACCAGGGCTAATAACACTCAACTCCGCCATAATCGTTTCTTTGGCTTTCCTTTGGTAGTATTTTTGCTGTGTTGACGAGATATCATCCCATTTTGTGTTCAGAGTGGATAAAATAGGACTTGCTTGCCCATCAGTAAGAGTTTTAATTGTGTCATTCAATACTTTACGTTTTTCTTGCTGTACCTGTACTTCGTCAGACCAAGTACTTATCTCATTTTCAGGGACACTGTGACAGGACGCCTGTGAGGAAACTGTTGAAGCTTCATCTGTATCACCTGAAGACACTTGTTCACTGCTTGGTGATTGAAAAACAACATCATcgctagattggtctcctttaccAACAACCttaaagaataaaacaaatcatttttaaatttgtaaagcgcatttgaacgTGAGGATACGTGCACTATATAAGtcttcatttattattattattaagagcTGCGCCCTTCACAATTCAGTCTTCAATTGGAAGagagggtgattagcactgccaattattattattattattattattattattattattattattattattattattattatcattattattccgTTACATCGACCTTGCGCTTTTTTTAgcactttatagacacctgataATTCAGGCGccttgaacgggattcgaatccatgacTTCTGCGATACCATGCCGTTGCAACGCTGTACCAGATGtctataaagtgacaattgctgaaattgtccaaTTGAATGCGAGGATCTCTTGTATCTTTAGACATGAAAGTGTAGCTGTTTGCAGGGTCCCTGTTATATGAGAAAGGAATCACTTTTTCCTCACTTTTTGCAACCCGGAGGGTTGGTCCGGCCATGCTTCGATCCCGCGACTTCCCGCACGGAAGACGACCAACCGGGCGGGGGACCCAGTGGTTGCCACATTTAtgaaaaatcaaatattttcatgtcattaaaaataacaataacaattatttgaataaaggcTGAAGCTGTGTGGCCGAACCAAGTGGAAAACTGTCAAATCAAATGAATTGAGCCAGATGATATGGAATTAGATGTTGGCttcagtttattataaaaggaaAGCTGAAGTAGGTTTCACAGCTTATAGCTGgagattttccttttcactgaGGGCAGGTTACGTCTGATAAGCTCTGGCCTCTAGGGTCCGTGTGTCATTCGTCCAttcgattttcaattgaaatcaaaaatgacactgtttttcaattttgtattTATCGATTTGtgtcattttctttggaaacaaaaatttaaaacttaaataaaaatgttcattttaaACAATGCTGTATCCAATactattttccatttttatgtCCCGAAATAAACGAAAATAGTACGTCAATAACAGAACTTTAATTTGCCTTAACAAACAAAACTAGAAAATTGATTCTAATGTCATTTGTTTTTCCAGTTGATAATCGAAAATTAATTGaccaaaaaccaaaattgaaaattgatttcaatttttgatttttgtttttgttagaaaTTGAAACCCGGCTGATCAAAATAAGGCAAAGGTTCACTCAGTCGGGGAGGCTTGGTTTGGGGGAGGGTTGACCTTGTAGGGCTGGCTTGGGGGAGGAGAGAGAAGGGGAGGGGAGGCGAGGCGAGGGGACGGTGCAGCGATCCTTGTCCACAATAGCGGAGCGGTGGCACGAGTGACCGTGGATATTGAGACAGCCTGGAAAGAGGTTTGCGCCAAATTCAACATGGATGCTACAGACGTGGAGTTTATCCGAGATTTGTTTCTTCACCAAAAGAAGACTCATGCGGAAATCAGTGAAGTATTAAAACAGCAGATGTATCCTGGTGAAAAGGGGTTCAGCGAGAGAACACTTAGGAGGTACTGTTTAAAGAACAACATCGTTCGTAATCGTATCTCAAACGACGAACTAGAGGAACACGTACGAACTGCAGTTGGACAGGTGAGCTCATAGCGAAGTCCTTCCATATGGAACATCGCTTTGCTCTACATTTGAAGCTGAAGAAGATTTCCCTATTTTACTCCCCgtatatttttttcttacagGTTGGACCAACCTGGGGCCGTAAAATGATGAAAGGGTTCTTGAAAAGCAAAGGAATCGATGCTGGGGATAGACGTGTTGGGAAAGCTTTATCCGCGGTCTCTCCGGTGTATCAGATGGCAAGATGCGCTAATGTTCAAAGAAATATAAATCCAATTCCTTACAAGGCAGATTACTTTGGACACAAACTGCATATCgatcaaaatgaaaaacttgctatGTATGGACTAACTCATGTGTGCGCTTCAGATGGATACAGTGGAAAACTGGTGTCATTTGCATCAATGCCGGTTAAAAACAACTCTGTGATCTACGAGTATGTATACAGGTGatgatataataattattattaagacCATTTTTCTCATTCTCATGGCTGTTTAGCTCATCTGAGTATGGACATTAGAAACTACATATTACTCACCTGACTCACTAATGTTTATCCTTAATTAACAGACCTGCGGTTTTAGCGTATGGCATGTGGGACCAGATAAGGGTTGACCATGGAAATGAATTCTACCTATTACTTTATGTCCAAGAGCAAATGGCTAATTGCAGAAGTAATACAAGAAGAGCCCCATTTATTCAAACAATGTCAAAAGAGGTAAGCCCACACAATAAAGTCAGTTGTTTCtgtaaaaaaagatttaaccaAGAAAGTCCATCGAGAGAtttgcaatgaaaaaaaaaagaacgttgCCAATACATCGCGCAGAAATGTATGACACATCCGGGATATTCACGGTTGCAATGGCGCTAAATATGAAAGGCCGAGACGACAAATGACAtgaaacaataaagaaaaatggccGCAACAGGGAAAAGTCCCCCTGCGTTTTACTTTGCTACAGCTTAATTATATAAAATATTGAATGGGTTGCATATggcttttaaagaagaaattctcataataaaataacaaccaTTTTTAACATATCATTTTCACTCCAAATTCATATGCAGTAAACTGCACATTATATAGGaaggtaattttgttttgtttttagagaGGTTTATTATTCCTCTTTCCACTGTTAATTTATATTAAATTTTTCTTGCTCTTTTACAACAGAATCATCCAGCAGAAAGGAAATGGGTGGAGTTCAATGCTCGGGTCAATTATCCCATTAAACGTGTATTAAATGCTATGGTTAATGATGATCTGATAGACATGGATGATGATCTGGTCAAGTTTTCAGTGTCAAAATTTGCCACCCAAGTCGCTGCAGTAGGAATAAAGCAAGTATTTGACAGCTGGAACCAGCACCCGATACCTGGTAAGCTTCAATACACCATTCCAAATTTTGTATCATCATAGGTTACCTGAATAATACCACAATGATATTTACCAAATACCCTTTGAATAGGGATATGCTTATTGAATCGACGAATTAATATTGTGTGTTTAGGGAAGGGTGTCCCAGATGACTTGATGAGGAACAACAACAGCACATTTACTCTTCCACAGCCAACCATCCTTTCCACTGTGGCAGATGCTGTAGCTGCTTATGAAGGTCAAGGAGGATCTTACCTGTCCTGCGCCATATGGAGTTGACCTTCTTGCCAACCATCCAGGCCTTCAACATCAAAGAATGATGCAGTTCCTTTTGAGATGTTCGAGCTTTGATACTATCTTTCACCATTTGGTTAATGGTGACCATAGATTATTTCAAGAAGGACTGCGGTGTTTCATCGACCCAACTATTTCACTTAATTCTTTCACTTAATAGAAATAATTATAAGCTGCAAACAAATACAGTTTTTTAGAATATTTCACAGTGgtttaaaaggtttttttcttaagctaacccattgactcctaggggttccccattgatgagtaaaatcgtctggcgttaaacagGAGCATTGACAAAGTAAAGTACTAAGTACATATATGGCCAGTTtaggcgtcaaagggttaaagaggGTCTTGCTGAAAATTACAATCATCCTTTCACAAATGCAAGGTTGTGACGCATTATCTCTTTTAGTCTTCATGCAAGACAAGGGGCTATTGAAATGCATGAATGTTCCTCAACAAGAAGATAAACTCCATGAAGCAACAAAGtatagttttgtttcgtttctttACATATGCTCAACTTGATTGAGAATCAGATTTACATTATTTCATAACTAGGAAATGTCAATAGTATctaacaataggccatttccgagttgctgtttgtattggtttcaaagtgagtgttggtgctcaactattgtaagggaaatgagtttgatttgcataagaatatgcAACTCATTTTCAGTTGAATGGTTGTGCTCCAGGGCTCGCTTTaatttgaaactgaggcatgcagcaactcgaaAATGGGCTATTACTATAAGTGGGAAGCATAAACATATGCTAGCAGACACCCAACTGCATGAGGGCAGAAATACTATATGAGCGGAACATGAAATATCAACATTTCTGTCTGTTTACCTTAATGACAGCACTAACAAATCGCAACCTATAACAAACCAGCACACTGTCATTATTAGTTAGCAAGCCATAACTATATCTATGTGTTCAACTGTTTACTTCTTCAATAATGAAGAGAAACACAACCATGAAAAGATGCTGAATTGTACTTAATTTGTATTTCATTCAGAAAGTTGATTATCTTCTTCAGATCTCAGAGCCTTTCTCATTCCCGTGATGAAATCATCAAGTCCTTTGAACTGGAAGGTGAATGCATATCCCCTGGGCTCATTACAATGAGGACACTTTTTGCTGAGACCATGGACACCGTCATACCAAATATTCACACACTCTTCACATCCTAAGAGGCTACTACAACACTTAGTTGCAATTATTGCTGGTTTCATGGGTGTCTCATGACAGATCTTACACTGAAATGCATCTTTCACTAGCTTTGTGATTCCAAGTGGCAAAAGCAATGATTTGTTAACCTCAAGCATTTCAGTTACCATGCATTTCACATCATTTATATCACGCTTCATTTGGTCCTGATCTTTCTCTGTTGACTTAAACTTCTTGTTGGA from Montipora capricornis isolate CH-2021 chromosome 12, ASM3666992v2, whole genome shotgun sequence encodes the following:
- the LOC138027350 gene encoding uncharacterized protein encodes the protein MDATDVEFIRDLFLHQKKTHAEISEVLKQQMYPGEKGFSERTLRRYCLKNNIVRNRISNDELEEHVRTAVGQVGPTWGRKMMKGFLKSKGIDAGDRRVGKALSAVSPVYQMARCANVQRNINPIPYKADYFGHKLHIDQNEKLAMYGLTHVCASDGYSGKLVSFASMPVKNNSVIYEYVYRPAVLAYGMWDQIRVDHGNEFYLLLYVQEQMANCRSNTRRAPFIQTMSKENHPAERKWVEFNARVNYPIKRVLNAMVNDDLIDMDDDLVKFSVSKFATQVAAVGIKQVFDSWNQHPIPGKGVPDDLMRNNNSTFTLPQPTILSTVADAVAAYEGQGGSYLSCAIWS